In Triticum urartu cultivar G1812 chromosome 6, Tu2.1, whole genome shotgun sequence, the following proteins share a genomic window:
- the LOC125514908 gene encoding probable histone acetyltransferase HAC-like 1 has protein sequence MAHIPASVEDARLIIDSLREDPLYGQQLPPVSDSINENACQLCKQEKLTFEPPPMYCFPCGARIRRNGPYYAYDTRDTHHSVCIPCYNKSRAHTIEVEGQMFPKARFQKKRNDEETQECWVNCERCNCWQHQICALFNDINYDVEQAYTCLYCYIEEVKRGLHVPSPQSAVLGASDLPRTALSDHIEERLFKRLKLERQARAVQTGRSFDEVAGADGLVVRVVSSVDKKVGVKPRFLETFQEDNYPTEFPYKSKAVLLFQKIDGVEVCLFGMYVQEFGAECAFPNQRRVYLSYLDSVKYFRPGIKAATGEALRTFVYHEILIGYLEYCKQRGFTSCYIWARPPLEGDNIFYCNPMIQTTRTSDILREWCLAMIRKATKEEIVVELTNLYDHFFITTGECKAKVTASHLPYFDGGYWPGAAEDMVNQLHQEEDDQKLQKKGNAKKIIRKRALEAACHTDLSGNASKDDMLMQKLGETIYPMKEDFIMVHLQYSCSHCRSFMSSGKRWACHQCRSFYICDKCYSAEQELEERERHPSNSRETHELHPVDIVGVPEETKDGDGIIESKFFDTRQAFLSLCQENHYQFDTLRLARHSSMMVLYHLHNPTHQRFNRAV, from the exons ATGGCGCACATCCCCGCCTCCGTGGAGGACGCGCG GCTTATTATTGATTCACTACGTGAAGATCCCCTATATGGTCAACAACTGCCGCCGGTGTCTGATAGTATAAATGAAAATGCATGCCAGCTCTGCAAACAGGAAAAACTCACTTTTGAACCCCCACCAATGTATTGCTTCCCTTGTGGTGCTCGGATAAGGCGAAATGGACCATACTATGCTTATGATACTCGTGATACCCACCACTCTGTCTGCATTCCATGTTACAATAAGTCCCGTGCTCACACCATTGAGGTTGAAGGACAGATGTTTCCGAAGGCCCGATTTCAGAAAAAAAGAAATGATGAGGAAACTCAAGAATGT TGGGTTAATTGTGAAAGATGTAATTGCTGGCAGCATCAGATATGTGCTCTGTTTAATGACATAAACTATGATGTAGAACAAGCATATACTTGCCTGTATTGCTATATTGAGGAAGTGAAGCGTGGGCTGCACGTGCCTTCACCACAGAGTGCTGTTCTTGGGGCAAGTGATCTGCCAAGAACTGCTCTTAGCGATCATATTGAAGAGCGGCTTTTTAAACGGCTTAAGCTGGAGAGACAGGCTCGTGCAGTTCAGACAGGACGTAGTTTTGACGAG GTTGCTGGAGCAGATGGTCTTGTGGTCAGAGTTGTTTCATCAGTGGATAAGAAGGTTGGAGTTAAACCACGTTTTTTGGAAACTTTTCAAGAAGATAATTACCCGACGGAATTCCCTTACAAGTCCAAG GCTGTTCTTTTGTTCCAGAAAATAGATGGTGTAGAAGTCTGCTTATTTGGAATGTATGTTCAAGAATTTGGTGCTGAATGCGCTTTCCCGAACCAACGTCGTGTTTACTTGTCATACCTGGATTCTGTGAAATACTTCAGACCTGGGATTAAAGCAGCCACTGGAGAGGCCTTGCGTACATTCGTCTACCATGAAATTCTG ATAGGATATCTTGAATACTGCAAGCAGCGTGGATTCACAAGCTGTTATATATGGGCTCGCCCACCTCTGGAAGGTGATAACATTTTTTATTGCAATCCTATGATTCAGACGACTCGAACATCTGACATACTCCGGGAGTG GTGCTTAGCCATGATTCGAAAAGCTACTAAGGAGGAGATTGTTGTTGAGCTTACAAATCTGTATGACCATTTCTTCATTACTACGGGAGAGTGCAAGGCTAAGGTTACTGCTTCTCATTTGCCTTACTTCGATGGAGGTTACTGGCCAGGAGCTGCTGAAGATATGGTCAATCAACTGCATCAAGAAGAAGATgaccaaaagcttcagaagaaGGGTAATGCAAAGAAAATTATTAGAAAAAGAGCTCTTGAAGCTGCTTGCCACACTGATCTAAGTGGAAACGCTTCCAAGGATGATATGCTGATGCAAAAG CTTGGGGAAACCATTTATCCAATGAAGGAGGATTTCATTATGGTCCATTTGCAGTATTCTTGTAGCCACTGTCGTAGCTTTATGTCGTCTGGAAAACGTTGGGCTTGTCATCAATGCAGAAGTTTTTACATCTGTGACAA GTGCTACAGTGCAGAACAAGAGCTTGAAGAGAGGGAGAGGCATCCGAGCAATAGTAGAGAAACACATGAGCTCCATCCG GTTGACATTGTGGGTGTGCCTGAAGAGACAAAGGATGGAGACGGTATCATAGAAAGCAAGTTTTTCGACACCAGGCAGGCGTTTCTCAGTCTTTGTCAAGAGAACCATTACCAATTTGACACCCTTCGCCTTGCCAGGCATTCGTCGATGATGGTGCTGTACCACCTACATAATCCCACTCACCAGCGTTTCAATAGGGCTGTGTAG
- the LOC125514909 gene encoding protein FIP1-like gives MPQRGGAAPAAPAPEEDALFIDLLHEAPLSGHREPRSIVSGTLYCILLVGYAAVSVSAPWIFLRVPGMIPPLLCSSNVILLLLTGIFQQYWVHQVRKVRLQGYYDFSQKLKHIARLPFATIAYGTALMLLIIVWQPFVHILSISLLLRITIMVEATCAGCFMSLYIWYIHKYNSLDGRPDILQSLYSALQPSTTTLEDRRYYDGRLSDQQMALLQYQRENIHYLSEEVLRLQECLSKYQRTDVGNTPQVDLVHLLASRDQELRALSAEMNQVHSELQLARGLIDEKDSEIQRIRLSNSQYVEENDRLRAILGEWSSRAAKLERALEAERLSNIELRKNIAKFRGQLHKEQHA, from the exons ATGCCgcagcggggcggcgcggcgcccgccgcccccgcccccgagGAGGACGCGCT GTTTATCGATTTACTACATGAAGCTCCCCTGTCTGGCCATCGAGAGCCTAGGAGCATAGTCAGTGGCACCTTGTACTGTATATTGTTG GTAGGTTATGCTGCTGTGTCTGTGTCAGCTCCATGGATATTTCTTCGTGTACCAGGCATGATCCCTCCATTGCTATGCAGCTCCAATGTTATCCTTCTGCTTCTTACAG GCATTTTTCAACAATATTGGGTTCACCAGGTCAGGAAAGTGAGGTTGCAG GGCTATTATGATTTTAGCCAAAAACTGAAGCACATTGCTCGACTTCCATTTGCCACTATTGCTTATG GCACTGCTTTAATGCTCTTAATCATAGTCTGGCAACCTTTTGTACATATACTATCAATTTCATTGTTACTAAG GATTACTATCATGGTTGAAGCAACATGTGCTGGATGCTTTATGAGCTTATACATAT ggtatatCCATAAGTACAACTCTTTGGATGGGCGGCCTGATATCTTGCAGTCATTATATTCTGCACTTCAACCATCTACTACGACTTTGGAAGATCGAAG ATATTATGATGGCCGTCTCTCTGACCAGCAGATGGCATTACTTCAATACCAAAGGGAGAATATTCATTACCTGAGTGAGGAG GTGCTGCGCTTGCAAGAATGTTTGAGCAAATACCAGAGAACTGATGTTGGGAACACTCCTCAG GTTGATCTTGTCCATCTTTTAGCATCTCGTGACCAAGAACTTCGAGCACTCTCCGCCGAG ATGAATCAAGTGCACTCAGAGCTTCAGCTTGCTCGTGGCCTGATTGATGAAAAGGACTCGGAGATCCAGCGTATTCGTTTGAGCAACAGTCAG TACGTTGAAGAAAATGATAGACTCAGAGCTATTCTTGGAGAATGGAGTTCTCGAGCAGCAAAG CTTGAACGGGCACTGGAGGCAGAGCGACTGTCAAACATTGAACTGCGGAAGAACATTgcaaaattccgagggcaattgCATAAGGAGCAACACGCCTGA